ATGCTAGCGTTGTTGGTCGTCACTTCCTTCATCGGGACTTGGCTGACGGGGATTAAAGGCGCATGCGGCTCAATATCCACTTGGTTATGCCAAAAGATAGCTTGAGTTAAATACCACAATCCTGAGATGCTCATCAGTACCAAAAACCACATTGACCACACACCGGCGAGTCGGTGTAAATCGGCTAATAATGTCTTTTTTCCTTGGTGAAATCGTAGCTTAGGTTGGGTAAAAGCGCGCCAGAAATTTTTATAAATCATCAGTCCTGTTATTAACGCGCCGAGCATGACAAATGCCATTGCGCAGACTAAATAATAACCGACACTGTAACTGTTTTGCCACGGAAATAATAACCAGCCATGCAACGAGCGCATAAAACCAATAAAGGTAATGTCTTGGTTTATCTGTTGTATGTCACCGCTGTATTGATTGACGTACGCAATAGCGTAAGGTTTGTCGCTATCGGTAAAAACAATCGGCGTCACTAAATACGATTCCCGTTTCATGACCGAACTAATTTTTGCCGTCGGGTAAGCTTGTTGGACTATCTCAACTAACTCGTTAACAGGCTTTGCTGGTAGCTGCTGCGGGTTAGTCGCTCGTGCTGCTTGATTGGTTAACCACGTTAATTCATGACTGACCACTGAGATTGTACCGGTTAAACACACGACACAAAATATTAGCCAAATTGGCAGTGAACACCAGCCATGCAGGTTAAACCAAAATTTATTACTAAGTTTTGCCATT
This region of Gammaproteobacteria bacterium genomic DNA includes:
- a CDS encoding PepSY domain-containing protein; protein product: MAKLSNKFWFNLHGWCSLPIWLIFCVVCLTGTISVVSHELTWLTNQAARATNPQQLPAKPVNELVEIVQQAYPTAKISSVMKRESYLVTPIVFTDSDKPYAIAYVNQYSGDIQQINQDITFIGFMRSLHGWLLFPWQNSYSVGYYLVCAMAFVMLGALITGLMIYKNFWRAFTQPKLRFHQGKKTLLADLHRLAGVWSMWFLVLMSISGLWYLTQAIFWHNQVDIEPHAPLIPVSQVPMKEVTTNNASIPANPVSLQDAIAIAKQRYPDFKTSYVMLPEHNRDNYHLSGTGDFIFYDSTAYKLTINPWTGVIESDIAPHNMTLLQTLMHIADPLHYGTIGGLFTKFIWFVFGILLSGMSITGFLIWGSRTVKAGRREQPVATTSQPVDSLQPADILQSGGH